One genomic segment of Nitrosopumilus sp. b3 includes these proteins:
- a CDS encoding ATP/GTP-binding protein — protein sequence MKTIFVSGTAGSGKSLLTSKLLDYYTKNGSFAAVLNLDPGVENMPYTCDVDVRDYVDIVSIMNQYELGPNGAMIMANDLIASKIDDIQNEVNRINPDYLIVDTPGQIELFAYRSSGRFLVENISSDEKTNIFLFDGALITTPINFVSIALLATSIRLRLNLPTINVVTKTDLIEDRLKQILQWSTNLNTLENAISKEADGDTYTLTTSILRGLNLGGFAQGLIPISNVTGDGLVNLEGALSRILNLGEEVED from the coding sequence TTGAAAACTATTTTCGTTTCTGGTACTGCTGGTTCTGGAAAATCATTACTTACATCAAAATTATTGGATTATTATACAAAAAATGGTTCTTTTGCAGCTGTATTAAATTTGGATCCAGGAGTAGAAAATATGCCATATACTTGTGACGTTGATGTTAGAGATTATGTAGATATTGTATCAATAATGAATCAATATGAACTTGGACCAAATGGTGCAATGATTATGGCAAATGATTTGATCGCATCTAAAATTGATGATATTCAAAATGAAGTAAATAGAATAAATCCAGATTATCTTATTGTTGATACTCCTGGTCAAATAGAACTATTTGCTTATCGTTCTAGTGGCCGTTTTCTTGTAGAAAATATTTCATCAGATGAAAAAACAAATATTTTTCTTTTTGATGGTGCATTGATCACTACTCCTATTAATTTTGTGTCAATTGCACTTCTTGCAACATCAATAAGGTTACGTTTGAATTTACCTACAATTAATGTAGTAACAAAAACAGATCTTATTGAAGATAGATTAAAACAAATTCTGCAATGGTCTACAAATTTGAATACTTTAGAGAATGCAATTTCTAAAGAGGCAGATGGCGATACATACACATTAACAACAAGCATTTTACGAGGATTAAATTTAGGTGGGTTTGCGCAGGGCTTAATTCCAATTTCTAATGTAACAGGGGATGGTTTAGTAAATCTTGAAGGTGCTTTGAGCAGAATTCTTAATTTGGGCGAAGAGGTAGAAGACTAA
- a CDS encoding lysylphosphatidylglycerol synthase transmembrane domain-containing protein, which translates to MNWRLVAIPVTLIPIFIIAIQFDIQIDDVLAIGILPFVGAVTAMLIKLGLQGIKFAYITRKYLGNFDSFLKLVGVRVGSEFIKFTTPMFVGAEFVVIYYLHKKGVNPAKSAWIAIMDIVTEVFAAGLLSIMAGIIALLNGAYVVGAVILATSIIITSLWMVMFFLSSKHTFQVPKILENLVKKFGKDKGKKAIDKTNLWMDEVCTMSRENLKTPESKKIFTISFFFSIASWAFYGISFMIIAMGTGYVISAFNSIMAVMGANAIGNLPITIGGSGLAEFGIVAYLNNLDPFAFKIPEGIVAWDAVIGWRIATYYVPIVITWLLLVKLALSKISKPSES; encoded by the coding sequence ATGAACTGGAGACTAGTTGCCATTCCTGTTACCTTAATTCCTATTTTCATTATTGCCATTCAATTTGATATTCAAATAGATGATGTCTTGGCAATTGGAATTCTTCCATTTGTTGGTGCAGTTACAGCTATGTTGATCAAATTAGGATTACAGGGAATTAAATTTGCATATATCACAAGAAAATACCTTGGAAATTTTGATTCATTTTTAAAATTAGTGGGTGTTAGAGTAGGAAGTGAATTTATCAAATTTACAACCCCTATGTTTGTTGGAGCAGAATTCGTTGTAATCTATTATTTGCACAAGAAAGGAGTCAATCCTGCAAAATCTGCGTGGATTGCAATTATGGATATTGTTACTGAAGTGTTTGCAGCAGGTTTGTTATCTATAATGGCAGGAATCATTGCATTACTTAATGGTGCATATGTTGTCGGAGCTGTAATTTTAGCTACTAGTATTATTATTACATCTTTATGGATGGTCATGTTCTTTCTTTCATCTAAACATACATTCCAAGTTCCAAAAATTTTAGAAAATCTTGTAAAAAAGTTTGGAAAAGACAAGGGCAAAAAAGCTATTGATAAAACAAATCTCTGGATGGACGAAGTATGTACGATGAGTCGAGAAAATCTAAAAACTCCTGAATCTAAAAAAATCTTTACAATTTCATTTTTCTTTTCAATAGCATCATGGGCATTTTATGGAATTTCATTTATGATTATTGCTATGGGAACTGGTTATGTTATTAGTGCATTTAATTCTATAATGGCAGTTATGGGGGCAAACGCAATTGGAAACTTGCCAATCACTATAGGAGGATCTGGTTTAGCTGAATTTGGAATTGTTGCTTATTTGAATAACTTAGACCCTTTTGCTTTTAAAATTCCTGAAGGAATAGTTGCATGGGATGCAGTCATTGGATGGAGAATCGCAACTTATTATGTACCCATTGTGATAACCTGGTTACTTTTAGTTAAATTAGCCTTGAGTAAAATATCAAAACCATCTGAATCATAG
- a CDS encoding SDR family NAD(P)-dependent oxidoreductase, with protein sequence MNFKNKVVLITGASSGIGKESAIEFAKMGANIILVARRKDKLEQIANELKKFHVLTLICQCDVSKKDQVKEMTQSVFEKFDSIDILVNNAGFAIYGSVSDLSIQDIESQMETNYFGMVYCIKEFLPSMLKKKSGHIVNVASVAASFGLPGIASYCASKFAMLGFSEGLKHELKDTGVGITVVSPIMVRTNFFDHSSFEKMPKYSPTSLNPKTVAKSIIKAANSSRLEIVVPSVVRGAIWMKSSFPFFINPIIGKSFKKQLDSTKKN encoded by the coding sequence ATGAATTTCAAAAATAAGGTCGTTCTTATTACTGGTGCATCATCTGGAATTGGCAAAGAATCTGCAATAGAGTTTGCAAAAATGGGAGCTAACATAATTTTAGTTGCACGAAGAAAAGATAAACTAGAACAAATTGCAAATGAATTAAAAAAATTCCATGTATTAACATTGATTTGCCAGTGTGATGTTTCAAAAAAAGATCAAGTAAAAGAAATGACACAATCAGTCTTTGAAAAATTTGATTCTATTGATATCTTGGTAAATAATGCTGGATTTGCCATCTACGGCTCTGTTTCTGATCTTTCAATTCAAGATATAGAATCTCAAATGGAGACAAATTATTTTGGTATGGTATACTGTATCAAAGAATTTCTCCCATCGATGTTAAAGAAAAAATCTGGCCATATAGTTAATGTTGCATCTGTTGCTGCAAGTTTTGGTTTGCCTGGAATTGCTTCGTACTGTGCATCTAAATTTGCAATGTTAGGATTTTCTGAAGGTCTTAAACATGAATTAAAAGATACTGGCGTGGGAATTACTGTTGTAAGTCCAATAATGGTAAGAACCAACTTTTTTGATCATTCATCATTTGAAAAAATGCCAAAATACTCACCCACGTCACTTAATCCTAAAACTGTGGCAAAATCAATTATTAAAGCTGCAAATTCATCAAGATTAGAAATTGTTGTGCCCTCAGTGGTACGTGGAGCTATATGGATGAAAAGTTCATTTCCTTTTTTCATAAATCCAATAATAGGAAAATCATTCAAAAAACAATTAGATTCAACAAAGAAGAATTAA